Proteins encoded in a region of the Pseudomonas denitrificans (nom. rej.) genome:
- the trkA gene encoding Trk system potassium transporter TrkA: MKIIILGAGQVGGTLAEHLASEANDITVVDTDGERLRDLNDRLDIRTVHGKASFPTVLRQAGADDADMLVAVTNSDEVNMVACQVAYTLFNTPTRIARVREAAYLTRAGLFDNEAIPVDVLISPEQVVTNYIKRLVEYPGALQVIDFAEGKAQLVGIRAYYGGPLVGQELRQLREHMPNADTRVAAIYRRNRPIIPQGDTVIEADDEVFFIAAKAHIRAVMGEMRRLEDSYKRIIIAGGGNIGERLAEAIESRYQVKIIEMNPARCRHLSDSLDSSIVLQGSASDRDLLLEENIGDTDLFLALTNDDEANIMSSLLAKRLGARKVMTLINNPAYVDLVQGGEIDIAISPQLATIGTLLTHVRRGDIESVHSLRRGAAEAIEVVAHGDAKSSKVIGRKINEVQLPPGTTIGAVIRDDDVLIAHGETKIESGDHVILFVVDKKRIRDVERLFQAGLTFF, encoded by the coding sequence ATGAAAATCATCATCCTCGGTGCCGGCCAGGTCGGCGGCACTCTGGCCGAGCACCTTGCCAGCGAAGCCAACGACATCACGGTCGTCGATACCGACGGCGAACGCCTGCGCGACCTCAATGACCGCCTGGACATCCGCACCGTCCACGGCAAGGCCTCATTCCCCACCGTACTGCGCCAGGCCGGCGCCGACGATGCCGACATGCTGGTGGCGGTGACCAACAGCGACGAGGTGAACATGGTGGCCTGCCAGGTCGCCTACACCCTGTTCAACACCCCCACCCGCATCGCCCGCGTGCGCGAGGCGGCGTACCTGACCCGCGCCGGGCTGTTCGACAACGAGGCGATCCCGGTCGATGTGCTGATCAGCCCCGAGCAGGTGGTGACCAACTACATCAAGCGCCTGGTGGAGTACCCCGGCGCCCTGCAGGTGATCGACTTCGCCGAGGGCAAGGCCCAGCTGGTGGGCATCCGCGCCTACTACGGCGGCCCGCTGGTGGGCCAGGAGCTGCGCCAGCTGCGCGAGCACATGCCCAACGCCGATACCCGCGTGGCGGCGATCTACCGGCGCAACCGGCCGATCATTCCCCAGGGCGACACGGTGATCGAAGCCGACGACGAGGTCTTCTTCATCGCCGCCAAGGCCCACATCCGCGCCGTGATGGGCGAGATGCGCCGGCTCGAGGACAGCTACAAGCGGATCATCATCGCCGGCGGCGGCAACATCGGCGAGCGTCTGGCCGAGGCCATCGAAAGCCGCTACCAGGTGAAGATCATCGAGATGAATCCGGCCCGCTGCCGGCACCTCTCCGACAGCCTGGACAGCTCCATCGTGCTGCAGGGCAGCGCCTCGGACCGTGACCTGCTGCTGGAGGAGAACATCGGCGACACCGACCTGTTCCTCGCCCTGACCAACGACGACGAGGCCAACATCATGTCCTCGCTGCTGGCCAAGCGCCTGGGCGCGCGCAAGGTGATGACGCTGATCAACAACCCCGCCTACGTCGACCTGGTGCAGGGCGGCGAGATCGACATCGCCATCAGCCCGCAGCTGGCCACCATCGGCACCCTGCTGACCCACGTGCGTCGCGGCGACATCGAGAGCGTGCACTCCCTGCGCCGCGGCGCCGCCGAAGCCATCGAAGTGGTCGCCCACGGCGACGCCAAGTCGAGCAAGGTGATCGGCCGCAAGATCAACGAGGTGCAGTTGCCACCGGGCACTACGATCGGCGCGGTGATCCGCGACGACGACGTGCTGATCGCCCACGGCGAGACGAAGATCGAATCCGGCGACCACGTGATCCTCTTCGTGGTGGACAAGAAGCGCATCCGCGATGTCGAGCGGCTGTTCCAGGCCGGCCTGACTTTCTTCTGA
- the fmt gene encoding methionyl-tRNA formyltransferase — MSQRLRIVFAGTPEFAAEHLKALLDTPHEIVAVYTQPDRPAGRGQKLMPSPVKQLALENGLPVLQPPTLRDPAAQAELAALKPDLMVVVAYGLILPQLVLDIPRLGCINSHASLLPRWRGAAPIQRAVEAGDAQSGVTVMQMEAGLDTGPMLLKVSTPISAADTGGSLHDRLAELGPKAVVEAIAGLAAGALKGEVQDDALATYAHKLNKEEARIDWSRPADELERRIRAFTPWPVCHTALGEATLKVLGAKPAEGKGEPGRILDASRDGLLVACGEGALLLTRLQLPGGKPLAFADLFNSRREQFAPGQVLGA; from the coding sequence ATGAGTCAGAGACTGCGCATCGTCTTCGCCGGCACCCCGGAATTCGCCGCCGAACACCTCAAGGCCCTGCTCGATACTCCCCATGAGATCGTCGCCGTCTACACCCAGCCGGATCGCCCGGCCGGCCGTGGCCAGAAGCTGATGCCCAGCCCGGTCAAGCAGCTCGCCCTGGAGAACGGCCTGCCGGTTCTGCAGCCGCCTACCCTGCGCGACCCCGCCGCCCAGGCCGAATTGGCCGCGCTCAAGCCGGACCTGATGGTGGTGGTGGCCTACGGGCTGATCCTGCCGCAGCTGGTGCTGGATATCCCGCGCCTGGGCTGCATCAACAGCCACGCCTCCCTGCTGCCCCGCTGGCGCGGCGCCGCGCCGATCCAGCGCGCGGTGGAAGCCGGCGACGCCCAGAGCGGCGTGACCGTGATGCAGATGGAAGCGGGCCTGGACACCGGGCCGATGCTGCTCAAGGTCAGCACGCCGATATCCGCCGCCGACACTGGCGGCAGCCTGCATGACCGGCTCGCCGAACTCGGCCCGAAAGCTGTGGTCGAGGCCATCGCGGGCCTCGCCGCCGGCGCGCTCAAGGGCGAGGTGCAGGACGACGCCCTGGCCACTTACGCGCACAAGCTGAACAAGGAAGAGGCGCGCATCGACTGGTCGCGCCCAGCCGACGAACTGGAGCGCCGCATCCGCGCCTTCACGCCCTGGCCGGTCTGCCACACCGCCCTCGGCGAAGCCACGCTGAAAGTGCTCGGCGCCAAGCCGGCAGAAGGCAAGGGCGAGCCCGGCAGGATCCTCGATGCCAGCCGCGACGGTCTGCTGGTCGCCTGCGGTGAAGGCGCGCTGCTGCTGACCCGCCTGCAACTGCCCGGCGGCAAGCCGCTGGCCTTCGCCGACCTGTTCAACAGCCGTCGCGAGCAGTTCGCGCCAGGACAGGTGCTGGGCGCATGA
- the def gene encoding peptide deformylase — protein MAILNILEFPDPRLRTIAKPVTVFDDALRTLIDDMFETMYEAPGIGLAATQINVHKRVVVMDLSEDKSDPRVYINPEFEFLTEEMDQYQEGCLSVPGFYENVDRPQKVRIKAQDRDGNPFEEEAEGLLAVCIQHECDHLNGKLFVDYLSNLKRDRIRKKLEKQHRQQA, from the coding sequence ATGGCCATTCTGAACATTCTCGAATTCCCCGATCCGCGCCTGCGGACCATCGCCAAGCCCGTCACGGTCTTCGATGACGCCCTGCGCACGCTGATCGACGACATGTTCGAGACCATGTACGAGGCGCCGGGTATTGGCCTGGCCGCCACGCAGATCAACGTGCACAAGCGCGTCGTGGTGATGGACCTGTCCGAGGACAAGTCCGACCCCCGGGTCTACATCAACCCCGAGTTCGAATTCCTCACCGAGGAAATGGACCAGTACCAGGAAGGCTGCCTGTCGGTGCCCGGCTTCTACGAAAATGTAGACCGTCCGCAGAAAGTGCGGATCAAGGCCCAGGACCGCGACGGCAATCCGTTCGAGGAAGAGGCCGAAGGCCTGCTCGCCGTGTGCATCCAGCACGAGTGCGATCACCTCAACGGCAAGCTGTTCGTCGACTACCTGTCCAACCTCAAGCGCGACCGCATCCGCAAGAAGCTGGAAAAGCAGCACCGGCAACAGGCGTGA
- the rsmB gene encoding 16S rRNA (cytosine(967)-C(5))-methyltransferase RsmB yields the protein MSTNPRLAAARALAAVLAGRASLGSSLPTQLENVEPRDRGLVQELAFGSARWQPRLSTLAARLLQKPFKAGDRDVEALLLVGLYQLLYTRIPPHAAIGETVGCADKLKKPWAKGLLNAVLRRAQRESETLLAEVDKDPAARLAHPRWLQKALKKSWPEQFEAICAANNAHPPMTLRVNRRHGSRDDYLEELNRVGFEATACAFSRDGINLVQPCDVRELPGFAEGRVSVQDEAAQLAADLLELAPNQRVLDACCAPGGKTCHLMEAEPALAGVVAVDLEESRLVRVRENLARLQLSAELFAADARDTAKWWDGKAFQRILLDAPCSATGVIRRHPDIKLTRTAEDIEALAQLQGELLDALWATLEVGGVLVYATCSVMPQENSEQIAAFLARTPGARELDLPGPWGIKQPHGRQLLPQDGGHDGFYYAKLIKISAR from the coding sequence ATGAGTACCAATCCCCGTCTGGCGGCCGCCCGCGCGCTGGCCGCCGTGCTCGCCGGCCGCGCCTCGCTGGGCAGCTCGCTGCCGACCCAGTTGGAGAATGTCGAGCCGCGCGACCGTGGTCTGGTGCAGGAGCTGGCCTTCGGCAGCGCCCGCTGGCAGCCACGCCTGTCCACCCTCGCTGCACGCCTGCTGCAGAAGCCGTTCAAGGCCGGCGACCGTGACGTCGAGGCCCTGCTGCTGGTCGGTCTGTACCAGCTGCTCTACACCCGTATTCCCCCGCACGCGGCCATCGGCGAGACCGTCGGCTGCGCGGACAAGCTGAAGAAGCCCTGGGCCAAGGGCCTGCTCAACGCCGTACTGCGCCGCGCCCAGCGCGAGAGCGAAACCCTGCTGGCCGAGGTCGACAAGGACCCGGCCGCGCGCCTGGCGCATCCGCGCTGGCTGCAGAAGGCACTGAAGAAATCCTGGCCTGAGCAGTTCGAAGCAATCTGCGCCGCCAACAACGCGCACCCGCCAATGACCCTGCGGGTGAACCGCCGCCATGGCAGTCGTGATGACTATCTGGAAGAGCTGAACCGCGTCGGCTTCGAAGCGACCGCCTGCGCGTTCAGCCGCGACGGCATCAATCTTGTGCAGCCGTGCGACGTGCGCGAGCTGCCGGGCTTCGCCGAAGGCCGCGTCAGCGTGCAGGACGAGGCCGCGCAACTGGCTGCCGACCTGCTGGAGCTGGCGCCGAACCAGCGCGTGCTGGACGCCTGCTGCGCCCCCGGCGGCAAGACCTGCCACCTGATGGAAGCCGAGCCGGCGCTGGCTGGCGTGGTGGCCGTGGACCTGGAAGAAAGCCGCCTGGTGCGCGTACGGGAGAACCTTGCCCGCCTGCAGCTTTCGGCCGAACTGTTCGCCGCCGACGCCCGCGATACAGCCAAGTGGTGGGACGGCAAGGCGTTCCAGCGCATCCTGCTGGACGCACCGTGCTCCGCCACCGGTGTGATCCGCCGGCATCCGGACATCAAGCTGACCCGCACCGCCGAGGACATTGAGGCGCTGGCGCAGCTGCAGGGCGAGCTGCTCGATGCGCTGTGGGCGACCCTCGAAGTCGGCGGCGTGCTGGTCTATGCGACCTGCTCGGTAATGCCGCAGGAGAACAGCGAACAGATCGCCGCGTTCCTCGCGCGCACCCCCGGCGCCCGCGAGCTGGACCTGCCCGGTCCGTGGGGCATCAAGCAGCCCCATGGCCGCCAGCTGCTGCCGCAGGACGGCGGGCATGACGGCTTCTATTATGCCAAGCTCATCAAGATCTCGGCGCGCTAA
- a CDS encoding TrkH family potassium uptake protein, with protein sequence MRYSSIGRILGVLLMLFSATHLPPLLVDLHYAERSWQPFALSFLVTLLTGFAIWWPCRRHKQDLRTRDGYLVTALFWIVLGSFGALPFALSDAPHMGVVDSLFESFSGLSTTGATVLTGLDTLPHAILYYRQQLQWLGGMGIVVLAVAVMPMLGIGGMQLYRAEMPGPLKDHKLSPRIADTAKTLWFLYCGLTLACALAYWAAGMNLFDAVGHSFSTIAIGGFSTHDASIGYFDSPLIELICMTFLVISGINFSLHFLAWRQRSLRHYLKDTECRAYLGILLVLFLITAATLILKHHYDSPLQSIRYAAFMVVSVATTTGFGLADFSSWPTLLPYLLLYSTFIGACAGSTGGGMKVMRMLLVYRQGMREFLRLLHPNGVFLVKLGRRTVPDRVVESVWAFFSIYLLTFVSLMLVLLALGVDQLTAFSTLASCLNNLGPALGEAAVHYGSLPASAKLVLSLAMVLGRLEVFSLLILLTPAFWRT encoded by the coding sequence ATGCGCTACTCCTCCATCGGTCGAATCCTCGGCGTGCTGCTGATGCTGTTCAGCGCCACGCACCTGCCGCCGCTGCTCGTGGACCTTCATTACGCCGAGCGTTCGTGGCAGCCCTTCGCGCTGTCGTTCCTGGTCACGCTGCTGACCGGCTTCGCCATCTGGTGGCCGTGCCGTCGGCACAAGCAGGATTTGCGCACCCGCGACGGCTACCTGGTGACGGCGCTGTTCTGGATCGTGCTGGGCTCGTTCGGCGCCTTGCCTTTCGCCCTGTCGGACGCGCCGCACATGGGTGTGGTCGATTCGCTGTTCGAGTCCTTCTCCGGCCTCAGCACCACCGGCGCCACCGTGCTCACCGGGCTCGATACGCTGCCGCACGCGATCCTCTACTACCGCCAGCAGCTGCAATGGCTGGGCGGCATGGGCATCGTGGTGCTGGCCGTGGCGGTGATGCCGATGCTGGGCATCGGCGGCATGCAGCTGTACCGCGCGGAAATGCCCGGCCCGCTGAAGGACCACAAGCTCTCGCCGCGCATCGCCGATACCGCCAAGACCCTGTGGTTCCTCTACTGCGGCCTGACCCTGGCCTGCGCGCTGGCCTACTGGGCGGCCGGCATGAACCTGTTCGACGCGGTCGGCCACAGCTTCTCGACCATCGCCATCGGTGGCTTTTCCACCCATGACGCCAGCATCGGCTACTTCGACAGCCCGCTGATCGAGCTGATCTGCATGACCTTCCTGGTGATTTCCGGGATCAACTTCAGCCTGCACTTCCTCGCCTGGCGCCAGCGCAGCCTGCGGCACTACCTGAAGGACACCGAGTGCCGGGCCTACCTCGGCATCCTGCTGGTGCTGTTCCTGATCACCGCGGCGACGCTGATCCTCAAGCACCACTACGACTCGCCGCTGCAGTCGATCCGCTACGCCGCGTTCATGGTCGTTTCGGTGGCGACCACCACCGGCTTCGGCCTGGCCGACTTCAGCAGCTGGCCGACCCTGCTGCCCTACCTGCTGCTCTACAGCACCTTCATCGGCGCCTGCGCCGGCTCCACCGGCGGCGGCATGAAGGTGATGCGCATGCTGCTGGTGTACCGCCAGGGCATGCGCGAATTCCTGCGCCTGCTGCATCCCAACGGGGTGTTCCTGGTGAAGCTGGGGCGGCGCACCGTGCCTGATCGCGTGGTGGAGTCGGTGTGGGCGTTCTTCTCGATCTACCTGCTCACCTTCGTCAGCCTGATGCTGGTGCTGCTGGCGCTGGGCGTGGATCAGCTCACCGCGTTCTCCACGCTTGCTTCCTGCCTGAACAACCTGGGCCCGGCACTGGGCGAGGCCGCAGTGCACTATGGCAGCCTGCCGGCCAGCGCCAAGCTGGTGCTGAGCCTGGCCATGGTGCTGGGGCGACTGGAGGTGTTCTCCCTGCTGATCCTGCTGACGCCCGCCTTCTGGCGCACTTGA